Part of the Chloroflexota bacterium genome, GGCGGTGTATTCTCTGATGTTCTTCGGGACTGCGCCTTTCGGGTCATTGCAGGCGGGAACATTGGCTCAGGTGTTCGGTCCCACGGCAGGGGTGGCTGTTGGGGCGGCCATCAGTTTGGCTTTTGCGGTGGGTGTCGCGCTGGCAGTGCCTTCGTTGCGGCAGATGTCGGAGTAGCCCTCACCCCCTGGGTTAGCGATTGAAATCGCGCCTATGGGACGCTGCGCGCCGGCCGTCCGCCTGCGCGGACGGGTAATTGCGTCCCCGCAGGGGGACGTTTGGCCGAAGGCCCGCGAGGAGCGGTTTCAACCGCCGGCTGGTAGCGGATGTGACGGCTACGTTCTCTCCGTTCTCGGGCAGTTTTACTGCCCGACGAAGCGGGCTTGCGCTGGATGGCTATCAGCGGATTCGGGGAACGCATTGAGCGGGTGGCCCTCACCCCCGGCCTGCGGCCACCCCCTCTCGTTCCCCCTCCCCGTTGACGGGGAGGGTCGGGGTGGGGCGGAGAGGGGGCAGCCGTCGAATGGAATCGCCCGTGTGCGACGGCTGCTTTTGCGCAGCCCGCCGTCGAATGGAATCGCCCGTGTGCGACGGCTACGGTTGGGAAGTCCCTGCGGGACTGGGTATCCTCCCGCGGGTTTACAACCTGCGGGAGGATAGGCTGTTTTCATTCACATTGACAACCCGCCACATTCGTGGTATCCTGGTAGCAGCACGGGTCTGGGGAGCAGAACGGGTTGCCGGCGGAGATCCATTCATCCGCTGCGAAACCGCTGACGGAAGGAGGCTGGGATGGGTTTCTGGCTGCAGGTCCTGATCCAATTTCTGGGTGGCCTCCTGGTAGTCATCGTGGTGGCCTTGGCCGGGCGGGCTGGCGCGCATTTCATTCGCCAGCGCCGACGGGAGACTGCTCCGCCCGCCGAGGTGCGCCCCCTGCGCCTCCTGGTCGTCCTCAGCCGGCCGCTGCTGGCCTGGTACCGCGTGGACACCAACGAGCAACTGGTGCCCACCGAGAACCTCTCTGAGGACGAGTGGTACTGGGTGCCGGTCCCGCCGCTGAGTGTAACCCTGAGCCAGGAGACGCTCGAAAGGGCTCTGCGCAGCACCCGCGCTCCCATTGCCGTGCGCTTCCTGCACCCGCCCACTCTCGCCGCCCTACAGCAGGCCCTCCTCGAAGCAGAAGGTTACGATGCTCTCCTCTTCGACGGCCACGGCTTGAAGGATGGCACCCTGGCCTTCGAGAGCCCCTACGGTGAAGGGCACCTCGTCTCGCCCGACAAACTGGCCCGCTACCTGCGGGACAGCGGCGTGCGCCTGGTCTGCCTGAGCGCCTGTTACTC contains:
- a CDS encoding MFS transporter, producing AVYSLMFFGTAPFGSLQAGTLAQVFGPTAGVAVGAAISLAFAVGVALAVPSLRQMSE